The genomic segment GATGATTGCGGTTCCGATGCTGCAGGTGAGCAATTCGTTACGCCTGCGCGGTTGGCGCTCGGCGCTGCGCTCCTTCCTGATCACATCAACTGTCGTCTGTGTTCCGTTACTGGCTTACTGTGGTTTGCGATCGAACGTCGTCGGGAAGTTCGGGATCGTCTCGTTTGGCGGCTATAACCTGATTGGCGTGACAGGACAGTTTCTCGACGCAGAACTCGTGCCCCAGCTTCCGGCAGACTTGCAACCGTTGGCAAACGCCGCGCTGGCCCGAAAGACAGCACTTCCGGCCGACGAATTTCCGCTTCCACATGAGCCGCGGCTCCATTACATGCGAATGGAAGTGGGCTACGACGTTTACATCTGGAAGTTGTTCGTCCCGGCGGCACAAGAGGTATCCGGAAACAACGCGGCGGCTGTGAATACGCAGCTCAAGCAACTGGGAGCGGCGTTGGCGATTCTTCGTCCCAGGGACTATGTCACCTGGTTGCTGAAAGCCGCGCGACAGGCGCTCTTCAAGCTGCTGGGAGACTTCACGCTCAACTATGCAGGCGGGCCAATGATGATGGGAACTGCCGTGCTCGCGATTCTAGCGACGTTGCGAAAATGGTCGAACCCAGCGGTTGCGGCAACACCCGAGGGAATGAAGATCATCAACATTCTCTTCTGTCTGGTTGCACTCTATGCCGGGCTGAGTCTGCTGCTGGTGATTCTCGTCTGCCCGCCGCTGGGGCGGATGACCGATGCGGCGGCCATTGGACTCGCGCCATTGGTCGTTGCGGCGTTTTGTGAATTTACAGCACAACTGCTGATGAGACCGTCAGAAGAGCGTCGCCCGGTGGGCGACCCCTAAACGGGCTGCATTTAATCGTCCAGTCTCCAGACCTCGCGGACAGCGTGACAGGACGGGCTGTTGATTTCAAATTCCCGGCACGCGTCCGGGCGGATGTCGTAGTGCCGGCACTTTCTGGCTTCGCTGTCGAACCACATGCACGGGCTTTCCGTGATCTGCAATCGGACGTACCAGGTGGTCATGAATTCTTCGA from the Planctomicrobium piriforme genome contains:
- a CDS encoding YkgJ family cysteine cluster protein; translation: MPKPLPVLSSCDGCGACCQTVSAPPFRIDHLVNEPQAKGVPIELVEEFMTTWYVRLQITESPCMWFDSEARKCRHYDIRPDACREFEINSPSCHAVREVWRLDD